GATGGATACGCGCACGCTCTGCGTGCCGAAGTCCACCCCGGCGACGACGGCCATGCGTGCTACTCGTGGCGCAGCGTGTCCCACCCGAGGTACCGGGTGGTGGCCTCGTGCAGCACGTCGGCGACCACGGAGAGATTGGCCGCTACGTGATGCTCGAAGCCGTTCTCGCAGATGTAGCGCAACAGGTGCTGGAGATTGCCGATCTCCACCACGCCGGCGCCGCCGAACGTGTTGAGCGGATCCTTGGTGAACCGCCCCTCGCCCACGTAGCCGCGCATCCCGCCCGACCGGTCGTCGGTCGAGAAGCGGGCGAACGTCATCGGACCGGCCTTCACCCGTCCCACGATGGTGCCATAGGTGTTTTCCCGCCCGACGGTTCCGGCGATGATCTCCTGGTAGTCCATGCGCTGGTCGTCGAAGAACGCCTTGGGCAGGTTGCTGCAGTGGAAGCAGACGGCCTTGTCGGGGTCGTCGCCATAATTGTTGTTCCAGTCGAGCAGTGCGCTCGGGGTGCCCGAGGCGAGCGTGAGGGCGTACATGCTCACCGTGCCGCACACGTCCACCTCGCAGGCGCTGGGCATCAGGTCGTTGCTCATCATGCTCATCAGCGTGCACGGCACGACGCCGAAGAATTCCTCCAGCGACGTCCAGCACTGCACCGCGCTCACCGTCACGTCGGCCTCCTTCATCCAGCCGTCCACCACGGCGCCGAGCTTGGCCATCTTGAGCAACGCCGCGTCGGGCACGCCGTCGGTGCTCACGTAGGCGTGCATCTGCTCGAGCTTGCGCTTCACGGCGCGGTCGCCGTCCTTGATCCGTTCCACCCGGCCGAGGATCTCCGAGAGATCGATCGGTTCCACGGCGATCCCCTGCGCTTCGAGGATCTTCTCGCTGTAGCGGACGGTCTTGAACGCCGCCGGCCGCGCGCCGATGGCGCCGATGCGCGCCGTACGGAGGCCGTTGACCACGCGGCACACCCCGGCGAATTTGCGAAGATCTTTGCGGAAACTTTCCGCTCCGGGTGCCACCGTGTGCACGGTGGTGAGCGAATAGGGGATGCCGTACTGCGTGAGCACGTTGCACACCGACATCTTGCCGCAGAATGCGTCGCGCCGATTGGCGATCAACATCTGCTTCGGGTCGTCGGCGGCGGCGTGCACGAGCACCGGGACGTGCAATCCCGCCAGGCGCAGCGTCTCGGCCACGCCGCGCTCGTCGCCGAAGTTGGGCAACGTGACGACCACGCCGGCAATGCGATCCCGGTGCTTCCTGAACAGTGCCGCGCAGGCCTTGGCTTCGTCCCGGCTCTCCACGGCCCCGTACCGCGTGTCGTTCGCGCCGAGTGCCACGACGTCGAACCCTTCTTCCTTGAGCACGGCGAGCATCTGGTCGCGCCCTTCGCGCGCCAGGTGCCCGGGAAAGAAGCCTCGGTTGCCGACCAGCAACCCCACGGTGACGCGCTTGGCGGGCGCCGCGCGTTTTGGGGCGGCGCGCGGTGCGGAGGCCGGCTTCCGCGCCACGTCGGCGGCGCGCTTTCTGGACTGGATCTGGTGGAGAGGCATCGTCATCTCAGGCGGTGAAAGCGAGTAGAGATTACGGGCCGCACCGCGATGCGGGAAGAGTGCCGCCGCATCGCGTTGACACGGTTATCGACGCGCCGTAACGTTGCTCACGCTCACGCCTGCAGCCCTCACCGTAATGGAAGTGCCGCCCGAACACCAACCCGCCCAGGCCGCGCCCTCCGCCTCGCCGAGCCCACCCGCTGTACCCGGCGCGTCGTCCACGCAAGCCGCGGGCCGTTCGTGGCTCCGATTGGTTCTCCGTTCGCCGCAGCTCGGTCTGCTGGGCGTGCTGGTGGCGCTGAGCGTCGTGTTGACGCTCACCGCCGGATCGCACGTGGATGCGTTGACGGGACAAACGGTCAACAACTTTCTGAACAAGTACACGCTGCTCCAGATGGCCACCGACGCCAGCGGGTTCGCGATCATGGGCGTCGGCGCGACGATCGTCATCATCGCCGGCGGCATCGACCTGTCGGTGGGCGCCGTGTACGCGGTCTCCGGCGTCACCATGGCGATGGTGCTCCGCGCCGTCGGCCCGATGGGCCCCGTGGCGACGGTCGCCCTGGGGCTCGCCACCTGCATCAGCGTGAGCCTGATGTGCGGACTCGCCAACGGGATCATGGTGATCGGCCTGGGCGTGCACTCGTTCATCATCACGCTGGGCACGATGTGGATTCTGCGTGGCCTCGCGTTCGTCACGAGCCACGCCGAGAGCATCATCCTGCCGGGCCGCCTCACCAATGTCGTGCGGGCGCAGATGGGACTGGGCGAGGGGCTCTACCCGGTGCCGATGCTGGTCATGTTCGTGGTCACCGCTCTCGGCGCGGTCTACCTGTCGCGCACGGTCATGGGCCGTCACGTCTTCGCGGTGGGCGGCAACCCCGAAGCGAGCCGGTATGCCGGCCTCAACGTGAAGCGTGTGACCCTCGGCGTGTTCGTCCTCTCGGGCCTCTCGGCTGGCATCGCCGCCTTCCTCGGCGCCGGCTTCTACGGATCATCCACCTCGTCCGATGCCAACGGGTACGAACTGTACGTGATCGCGTCGGCCGTCGTCGGCGGCGCGAGTCTGTCCGGCGGTAAGGGCAGCGCGGTGAGCGCCATGCTCGGCGCCATGCTCATCGTCGTCATCCGACAGGCCATCCGCACGCTGCACCTCGATCAGAATTATGAATGGATCATCGTCGGCACGGCGATGATCCTCGCCGTCGTCATCGATCAGAGCGGCACCCGGCTGATGTCGCGCCGCCTGACCGCTGGCCGCGACTCGTCGCGGTCCACCTAGCTGCCTCACTTCCGGAGTCCCGATGCCGCGTGCCTCTCGCTTTGTCCGTTTCGCTTCCCTTGGATTGATCGCCTGGGCAGCCGCCTGTGGCGGTTCCAATAAAGTCGCGGCCGGCGGCAGCACCGCCGCCACGGCGGCGGCGAATACCGCGCTCCCCAAGACGTTCACGATCGCCATGATCGCCAAGAGTTCCACCAATCCGGTGTTCCTCTCGGGGCGGATCGGCGCCGAAGCGGCGGCCGCCGAGCAGAGCAAGAAGCTCGGCATCAACATCAGCATCGACTGGCTCACACCGCCCACCGAGGACGCACAGGTCCAGGCCCAGCGCGTGTCCCAGGCCGTGGACGCCGGCGACAACGCCATCCTCATGTCCACGAGCGATGCGAACAAGGTCACCGATGCGATCAACTCGGCGGTGGATCGCGGGGTACCGGTGATGATGTTCGACAGCGACGCCCCCAACTCCAAGCGCTTCTCGTTCTATGGGGGCGACGACAACGCGATCGGCCGCCAGGTGATGGACGAACTCGCCAAGCAGATGAACGGCAAGGGCAACATCGCGATTCTCGCCGGCAACCAGAACGCGCCCAACCTGCAGCAGCGTGTGCAGGGGGTGAAGGACGCCGCCGCGAAGTACCCCGGCATCAAGATCCTCAGCACCTTCTATCATGCGGAGACGCCGCAGGACGCTGCCGCGGAGGTCATACGGGCGATGAACGCCTACCCCAACATCCAGGGTTGGGCGATGATCGGCGGTTGGGCGCTCTGGACCAAGGCGCTGCTCACCACGCTCGACCCATCCAAGATCAAGGTGGTGTCGGTGGACGCGCTGCCGCAGCAGCTGGCGTACATCACCAAGGGCATCGCCCCCGTGCTGCTGGCCCAGCCCACGTACGACTGGGGCTACGTGTCGGTGAACACCATCGTGGACCACGTGTTGCTGCACCAGGACGTGCCGGCACACGTGCAGATGAATCTGATCCGCGTCACCAAGGACAACCTGGGCACCTATGCGCGGCAGCTGAAGGCATGGGGATTCACCGACGTCGACTCCACGTATCTCGCGCTGCCCCACTGAGCCATCATGACCGAGCCCGCGGTTCGCTTCTCCGGCATCACCAAGCGCTTTCCCGGCGTCACGGCGCTGCACGACGTCTCGTTCGACGTCGCGCCGGGGTCGTGCCACGCCGTGTGCGGTGAGAACGGCGCCGGCAAGAGCACGCTCGGCAAGATCCTCGCCGGACTCATCGAACCCGACGCGGGCCAGATCGAGCTTCGTGGGCGCGCGGTACGGTTCACCAGCCCCCGCGACGCCCTCAAGGCGGGCGTCGCCATGGTGCACCAGGAACTGGCGCTGTGTGAGAACATGACCGTGGCCGAGAATCTCTGCCTGGGCAATCTGCCCGCGCGGAGGCTGTTCGTCTCGCGTGAACGGCTCCACGCCCGGGCCCGGGACCTGTTGGCTGCGGTCGGCGCCGACACCGACGTGTCGCGCGCCATGTCCGGCCTCACGATGGCCGAGCAGCAGCGCGTGCAGATCGCCGCCGCCGTAGGCAGCGGCGCCCGCATCATCGTATTCGACGAACCCACGAGCAGCCTGGCCGAAGGCGAGGCTGTCGCGCTGTACGAGCTGATCGGGCGCCTCACGGCGAGCGGCGTCACCGTGCTCTACGTGTCGCACCGCATGCACGAGATCTTCCGGCTCTGCGACACCGTGACCGTGCTGCGGGATGGGCGGCACGTCGCGACCCGGGCCATCGCCGCGCTCGACGAGGCCACCATCGTGCAGCTCATGATCGGACGCAAACTCGACCAGTACTTCCCCGCGCACGTGGGCGGCCAGCGTGGCGCGGAACTGTTGCGCGTTGAAGGATTGACGCACGCCGGCCGGTTCGAGAACGTGTCGTTTGCCGTGCATGCCGGTGAGGTCGTGGGGTTGGCCGGGCTGGTGGGCGCCGGACGCTCCGAGGTCGCCCAGGCGATTTTCGGACTCGACCCTCGCGCCGGCGGCACCGTGTACCTGGCGGGCCGCCGCGTCCGCATCCGGTCGCCGCGCCACGCCATGGCGCTCGGAATCGGCTTCGTGCCCGAAGATCGCAAGCGGCAGGGGCTCGTCCTCTCGCTCGCCGCTCGCGAGAACACCACGCTTCCCACCCTCGGCCGTCTCGCGCGCCATACGTGGATCCAGCGCCGCCGCGAACGCGCGGTCACGCTCGAGTACTTCCACCGGCTCGGGATCCGCGCCAACCTCGTCGACGCCGGTACGTCGTCGCTGTCGGGCGGCAACCAGCAGAAAGTCGTGCTCGCCAAGTGGCTGGCCGCGGAGAGCCGGGTGCTCATTCTCGACGAACCGACCCGCGGCGTGGACGTCGGCGCCAAAGCCGAGTTGCATGCCTGGATCGACCGACTGGCCGCGAGCGGCGTCGGGATCCTGCTCATCTCCAGCGAGCTGCCCGAACTGCTCAACCTCTCGACGCGGATCCTCGTGCTGCGCGCGGGTCGCATCACCGGTGAAGTGTCGCGCACCCGGGCCGATCAGGATCTGCTGTTGCGGATGATGACCGGACTGGACGGCGCTGTGGCGGTGGCATGAGTGAGTTCATATCACGGCGCCATATGCTCAAGCTCCTCGGCGCGGCGGGGGCGGGCACCGTTCTGCCGGCGGGCCTCACGCCGGTGACGCCGGACCGGCCTCCCGGGGCCATCCAGCCCCCCGCCGCGCCCGGTGCGCCGGTGGAGATCCTGCCGCTCGTCTCGACCAGCGACGTGTTCATTCCGCCGCGCGGTCGCGGATTCGACAAGTTCAGCTTCGATTTCCCCGAGCCGTCGGTGCCCTTTGCCGGCCTGCAGTTCGGCTTCCTGGTGTTCACGCGGGAGAATGCGTACGGCCTCGACGCCGCCGCGATGAAGGCCGACGCCAACGGCGACGCGATGACCGTCACGTGCAACGGGTTCGTATGGGCGGGCGGGCAGGAGCGGGCGCCCGGCACGCTCGTCGCGCGCTTGAGGCGCGACGGGGACGCCGTCACCGTGGACGTCGCCGCCGAGATGGGGCAGCCGATCAAGACCGTCACGACGATCGTGCGCGGCGTGCCGCGCGGGCGGATCTCCACGGGCTATGACTTCTTCGATCCGCGTGACGACGAGCTGTTGTTCGGGTATCCGTTCAGCGGAGGCGATCTGTTCGGGCCCGGCGGCGCAGGCGGCCTCACCACACCGCTCGCCCTCATCAAACAGAGCGACACCGAGTACTTCTACCTGCAATCGCTCGACGACCAGGTGCGCACCAAGCGGTTCTATTTGCAGCCCGGCGAGTCGAGCTACCGCGTGGAAGCCATCTTCGAGGAGGACGGCTGGCGCAACGAGACCAGACTCGTCGTGCCCACCTGGCGGTTCGGCCGGGCCGCGAGCCCTGACGCCGTGATCCACGAGCACTACGAGCATCTGGCGCGCGTGTATCACGTTCAGCCCTTCGACACGCGCCCCGACGTGCCCGCTTGGTTGCGCGACACGGCGCTCGTGCTCACCCTCAACGGGCAGCACTACAGCGGATACGTGTTCAACGACTACGCACGCATGCTGGAGATTCTGCGGTGGACTGCCACGCAGATTCCCGCCGGTCGCGTGCTCGTCTTCATCTCCGCCTGGGACGGCCGCTACTACTGGGACTACCCGCTGTATCGCGCTTCCAACCGCATGGGCGGCGAGGCGGGCTTCCGCCGGCTGATCCACGAGGCGCAGGGGCTGGGCTTCCACATGATGCCGATGTTCGGCGCCAACGCGGCCAATAAGAAGCTGCCGATGTACGCCAAGATCGCCGATGGCCTCACCGCAAAGATCGACGGCGACGAACTCGACCTCAACTGGGTGGATTGGGACAACGACCGCCACCAGGAAGGCTGGCTGGCCTACATGAACCTCGGCGTCGATTCCTGGCGCGAGTGGCTCACCGGGCGAATCGCCGACTGCGTCGACCGCTACGGCGTGGATGCCTACTTCCTCGACATCGCCGGCGGTTGGGTGAACAATCCCAAGGCCGATATGCACGGCGGCATGCGGCAGATGGTCGGCGACCTCCGCCGGCGCTATCCCGCCGTGCTGGCCTGCGGCGAGATGCACTACGACGGGCTGCTGGAATTCATTCCTCTGTACCAGTCAGGCGGCGGCGGGCTGTTCAAGAACGATGTCCAGCGCTACGCCCGGTTCTTCCAGCACCTGAGCCATCCCGCACCGGGTCGCGGCTCGAGCGGCGTGCACGAGTCGGGCTTCGGACGGTTCAATCCGCAGACGCTGTCGCTCTCCCCCGACGCCATCCCCACGCTCAACATCGTGGACGACACCTTCAGCAAGCATCGCGACCTGATGGCCGCCGTGATCGCGGCAGCCAAGAGTCGCGCGGGCATTCCTTAGGAGTTCGCATATGAGATCGCGTCATGGGCGTGGCGTGCACGGCGCGCACGTTGCCACGGGTGCTGGGGCCGCCCTTCTCCTTCTTCTCCAGGTGGGTTGCATGTCCAAGACTCCCCCGGCCAGCGCCGCGGCGGCGAGCGTCACCCGGGCGCCGTTCGGCGTGCTGGCCAACGGCGATTCCGTCCATGTCTTCACTCTCACCAACACCCAGGGCATCCAACTGCGCGCGCTGGACTACGGCGGCATCATCCAGTCGCTTCGCACGCCGGACCGCACGGGCAAGTTCGGCGACATCGTGCTCGGCTTCGACTCGCTCGACCAGTATGTGAAGCTCTCGCCCTACTTCGGGGCCATCGTCGGCCGGTATGCCAACCGCATCGCCAAGGGACGCTTCACCCTCGACGGCAAGACCTACACGCTGGCCACCAACAACGGCCCCAATGCCCTGCACGGCGGGCTCGTGGGGTTCGACAAGGTCGTATGGGGCGCCGAGCCGTTCCAGAACGACAGCAGCGTCGGTGTGGTGTGGACGCACATCAGCCCCGACGGCGACCAGGGGTATCCCGGTACGCTCTCGGCGCGCGTCACCTACACCCTCACCAATGATGATCGGTTGATCATCGACTACCAGGCCACTACCGACAAGCCGACGATCCTGAACATCACCAACCACAGCTACTTCAACCTGGCCGGCGCCGGGTCCGGCGACGTGCTGAACGAAGTGATGATGATCAACGCCGACTCCATCACGCCCGTCGATTCGACGCTCATCCCCACCGGCAAACTCGAAGCCGTGGCAGGAACGCCCTTCGACTTCCGCACCCCCACCGCCATCGGGGCGCGCATCACCGCCCCCAACCAGCAGCTCAGGTTCGCCGGCGGATACGATCACAACTTCGTGCTCAATGGCGCCGAAAGCGGGCTCTCGCACGCCGCGCAGGCCGTCGATCCCGCCGCCGGGCGCACGCTCGACGTCTACACCACGCAGCCCGGCCTCCAGTTCTACACCGGGAACTTCCTCGATGGATCGTTCGCCGGGATCGGCGGTGTGTACGGACACCGGTCCGGGTTCGCCCTCGAGACGCAGCATTATCCCGATTCACCCAACCACGCGAACTTCCCGTCGGTCGTCCTGCGCCCGGGCGACACGTACCGGTCGCAGACGGTGTTCCGGTTCGGCGTGGAGAAGTAGATCGGCCGGCGACCGCCAACGCTCCGCGCTTCCCGGAGTCCGGCCGAGTTCACTCCGCCACCGGTTTCACGCGGAGCATCACCACGCCGTGGGATGGCACGGTGGCGGTGAACCTGCGCTCCACGATGCCGAGATCCTTGTGCGCCCACAGGTCGCGCACCTGGGCGGCCTTGGTCTTGATCCCCACGCGGTCCCAATCGGCCGTGATCGGGCTGGCCACCGACGCGCGGTTGAACAGCACCACCGCCTTCGAGCCGTCGGCCAGCGGTTTGACCCACACCTGCAGCTCCGGCGGGTAGTCCTCCACGACCATTCCCTGCGCCCCCAGGGAATCCTGGTCCACCGCGATCACCTCTTTGTTGAGCAGAATGCTCCGCGTGGACCGCGCCTCGCGCGACGTCGTGTCCAACAACGCTCGCACGTCGTTCCCGGCGATCAACGGTGCGGCCATCTCCGCCCATAGGCTGAAGTGGGCCCGGTATTCGGTGGGCGTCATCCCGCCATTTCCCACTTCGAGCATGTCGGGATCATTCCAGTGGCCCGGCCCCGCGGAGTGCCAGTACTGCATGTTGAGGTCGACGTTGGCCACCATGCTGTCGAAGCTGTCCCAGATGTCGTCCGTCGTGCGCCAGAGGTTGCCCACCGGCGGCGCCCAGTTCCAGGGTTGGTTGCTCCCCCATTCGCAAATGCTGAACACGATCGGGCGCCCCGCGTGGGCCAGCGCGTCGCGGATCCTGGCGTACTGGGTGGGCGCATCGATGCCCTGCGCGTTGCACCAGTCCACCTTCACGTAGTCCACCCCCCATGCGGCGTACGTCCTGGCGTCCTGGTCTTCGTGCCCGTAAGAGCCGGGCCGGCCCTGGCACGTACGACGCCCGGCGTCGGTGTAGATGCCGAATTTGAGCCCCTTGCTGTGGATGTAGTCGGCCAGCGCCTTGATGCCGTGCGGGAAACGCACGGAGTCGGCCACGATCATGCCGTTCGCGTCGCGCGCGACCTGCCAGCAGTCGTCGATCGTCACGTACTGATAGCCGGCATCACGCATCCCCGTGGCGACGATCGCGTCGGCCATGCCGCGGATCAACTGGTCGCTCACGTTGCAGCCGAACTTGTTCCAGCTGTTCCACCCCATG
The window above is part of the Gemmatimonadaceae bacterium genome. Proteins encoded here:
- a CDS encoding L-fucose/L-arabinose isomerase family protein is translated as MTMPLHQIQSRKRAADVARKPASAPRAAPKRAAPAKRVTVGLLVGNRGFFPGHLAREGRDQMLAVLKEEGFDVVALGANDTRYGAVESRDEAKACAALFRKHRDRIAGVVVTLPNFGDERGVAETLRLAGLHVPVLVHAAADDPKQMLIANRRDAFCGKMSVCNVLTQYGIPYSLTTVHTVAPGAESFRKDLRKFAGVCRVVNGLRTARIGAIGARPAAFKTVRYSEKILEAQGIAVEPIDLSEILGRVERIKDGDRAVKRKLEQMHAYVSTDGVPDAALLKMAKLGAVVDGWMKEADVTVSAVQCWTSLEEFFGVVPCTLMSMMSNDLMPSACEVDVCGTVSMYALTLASGTPSALLDWNNNYGDDPDKAVCFHCSNLPKAFFDDQRMDYQEIIAGTVGRENTYGTIVGRVKAGPMTFARFSTDDRSGGMRGYVGEGRFTKDPLNTFGGAGVVEIGNLQHLLRYICENGFEHHVAANLSVVADVLHEATTRYLGWDTLRHE
- a CDS encoding ABC transporter permease, giving the protein MVLRSPQLGLLGVLVALSVVLTLTAGSHVDALTGQTVNNFLNKYTLLQMATDASGFAIMGVGATIVIIAGGIDLSVGAVYAVSGVTMAMVLRAVGPMGPVATVALGLATCISVSLMCGLANGIMVIGLGVHSFIITLGTMWILRGLAFVTSHAESIILPGRLTNVVRAQMGLGEGLYPVPMLVMFVVTALGAVYLSRTVMGRHVFAVGGNPEASRYAGLNVKRVTLGVFVLSGLSAGIAAFLGAGFYGSSTSSDANGYELYVIASAVVGGASLSGGKGSAVSAMLGAMLIVVIRQAIRTLHLDQNYEWIIVGTAMILAVVIDQSGTRLMSRRLTAGRDSSRST
- a CDS encoding substrate-binding domain-containing protein encodes the protein MPRASRFVRFASLGLIAWAAACGGSNKVAAGGSTAATAAANTALPKTFTIAMIAKSSTNPVFLSGRIGAEAAAAEQSKKLGINISIDWLTPPTEDAQVQAQRVSQAVDAGDNAILMSTSDANKVTDAINSAVDRGVPVMMFDSDAPNSKRFSFYGGDDNAIGRQVMDELAKQMNGKGNIAILAGNQNAPNLQQRVQGVKDAAAKYPGIKILSTFYHAETPQDAAAEVIRAMNAYPNIQGWAMIGGWALWTKALLTTLDPSKIKVVSVDALPQQLAYITKGIAPVLLAQPTYDWGYVSVNTIVDHVLLHQDVPAHVQMNLIRVTKDNLGTYARQLKAWGFTDVDSTYLALPH
- a CDS encoding sugar ABC transporter ATP-binding protein; this encodes MTEPAVRFSGITKRFPGVTALHDVSFDVAPGSCHAVCGENGAGKSTLGKILAGLIEPDAGQIELRGRAVRFTSPRDALKAGVAMVHQELALCENMTVAENLCLGNLPARRLFVSRERLHARARDLLAAVGADTDVSRAMSGLTMAEQQRVQIAAAVGSGARIIVFDEPTSSLAEGEAVALYELIGRLTASGVTVLYVSHRMHEIFRLCDTVTVLRDGRHVATRAIAALDEATIVQLMIGRKLDQYFPAHVGGQRGAELLRVEGLTHAGRFENVSFAVHAGEVVGLAGLVGAGRSEVAQAIFGLDPRAGGTVYLAGRRVRIRSPRHAMALGIGFVPEDRKRQGLVLSLAARENTTLPTLGRLARHTWIQRRRERAVTLEYFHRLGIRANLVDAGTSSLSGGNQQKVVLAKWLAAESRVLILDEPTRGVDVGAKAELHAWIDRLAASGVGILLISSELPELLNLSTRILVLRAGRITGEVSRTRADQDLLLRMMTGLDGAVAVA
- a CDS encoding aldose epimerase family protein gives rise to the protein MSKTPPASAAAASVTRAPFGVLANGDSVHVFTLTNTQGIQLRALDYGGIIQSLRTPDRTGKFGDIVLGFDSLDQYVKLSPYFGAIVGRYANRIAKGRFTLDGKTYTLATNNGPNALHGGLVGFDKVVWGAEPFQNDSSVGVVWTHISPDGDQGYPGTLSARVTYTLTNDDRLIIDYQATTDKPTILNITNHSYFNLAGAGSGDVLNEVMMINADSITPVDSTLIPTGKLEAVAGTPFDFRTPTAIGARITAPNQQLRFAGGYDHNFVLNGAESGLSHAAQAVDPAAGRTLDVYTTQPGLQFYTGNFLDGSFAGIGGVYGHRSGFALETQHYPDSPNHANFPSVVLRPGDTYRSQTVFRFGVEK
- a CDS encoding glycoside hydrolase family 27 protein, whose amino-acid sequence is MNAIAALLSGLLLAGSAAGYAIPTPSAPARPVPNGLALTPPMGWNSWNKFGCNVSDQLIRGMADAIVATGMRDAGYQYVTIDDCWQVARDANGMIVADSVRFPHGIKALADYIHSKGLKFGIYTDAGRRTCQGRPGSYGHEDQDARTYAAWGVDYVKVDWCNAQGIDAPTQYARIRDALAHAGRPIVFSICEWGSNQPWNWAPPVGNLWRTTDDIWDSFDSMVANVDLNMQYWHSAGPGHWNDPDMLEVGNGGMTPTEYRAHFSLWAEMAAPLIAGNDVRALLDTTSREARSTRSILLNKEVIAVDQDSLGAQGMVVEDYPPELQVWVKPLADGSKAVVLFNRASVASPITADWDRVGIKTKAAQVRDLWAHKDLGIVERRFTATVPSHGVVMLRVKPVAE